A genomic window from Rhizobium sp. 007 includes:
- a CDS encoding cysteine desulfurase family protein, giving the protein MAPPRLYLDWNATSPLHPAAREAVLSALALFGNPNSVHGEGRAVRAAIEGARRQIAALTAAEPANVIFTSGATEAANMVLTPDFRMGRTPLAIDHLYYSAVEHPAVREGGRFPAEKTTEIPVTSAGVVDLAALERLLAGHDKAPGLPMVAIMLVNNETGIVQPVREAAKIVQTYGGLLVVDAVQAAGRLKLDINELGADFLIVSSHKLGGPKGAGALVSRGEVLMPRPLIRGGGQEKGHRSGTENSAAIIGFGASAAAALAEFDERNSRFERLRDRLEAGMRRAAPGLLIYGADGPRVSNTSFFTLPGLKAETGQIAFDLEGVALSAGSACSSGKVGESHVLVAMGGDPKMGALRISLGFATTEEEIDRAVAAFAKIAGRCRPAGEAA; this is encoded by the coding sequence ATGGCGCCGCCCCGCCTTTATCTTGATTGGAACGCGACATCGCCGCTGCATCCCGCAGCGCGCGAGGCGGTTCTAAGCGCGCTTGCTCTGTTTGGAAATCCGAACTCTGTTCACGGCGAAGGCCGCGCCGTACGCGCTGCGATCGAGGGTGCGCGCCGCCAGATTGCGGCGCTGACCGCGGCTGAACCGGCAAATGTGATTTTTACCAGCGGCGCGACGGAAGCGGCCAATATGGTGCTGACGCCGGATTTCCGCATGGGGCGCACGCCGCTTGCGATCGACCATCTCTACTATTCGGCGGTCGAGCATCCGGCCGTGCGAGAAGGCGGGCGCTTTCCTGCTGAGAAGACGACCGAGATTCCAGTTACGTCCGCAGGTGTCGTGGATCTGGCAGCGCTGGAGAGATTGCTTGCGGGCCACGACAAGGCCCCGGGCTTGCCGATGGTGGCGATCATGCTCGTCAACAACGAGACGGGTATCGTCCAGCCGGTCCGCGAAGCCGCCAAGATCGTACAGACGTATGGCGGACTTCTCGTAGTGGATGCGGTGCAGGCAGCAGGACGCCTGAAGCTCGACATCAACGAGCTCGGTGCCGATTTTTTGATCGTGTCCTCACACAAGCTCGGCGGGCCGAAAGGCGCCGGCGCGCTTGTTTCGCGCGGTGAAGTTCTGATGCCGAGGCCGCTGATCCGCGGTGGTGGCCAGGAAAAAGGTCACCGTTCGGGGACTGAAAATTCCGCCGCCATCATTGGCTTCGGTGCCTCCGCAGCCGCGGCACTTGCCGAATTCGACGAGCGCAATAGCAGATTTGAAAGGCTTCGCGACCGTCTTGAGGCCGGAATGCGGCGCGCAGCGCCCGGTTTACTGATTTATGGCGCGGACGGGCCGCGGGTATCGAATACGAGCTTCTTCACGCTTCCGGGCCTCAAGGCCGAGACCGGCCAGATCGCCTTCGATCTCGAAGGCGTTGCGCTTTCGGCGGGCTCCGCCTGCTCGTCCGGCAAGGTCGGCGAAAGCCATGTTCTTGTGGCCATGGGCGGCGACCCGAAAATGGGCGCGCTGCGCATCTCGCTCGGTTTTGCGACGACGGAAGAGGAAATCGACAGGGCGGTCGCCGCCTTTGCGAAGATAGCCGGGCGGTGCAGGCCGGCCGGAGAGGCCGCCTGA
- a CDS encoding alpha/beta hydrolase, which yields MPEVIFNGPAGRLEGRYQPSKEKSAPIALILHPHPQFGGTMNNQIVYQLFYMFQKRGFTTLRFNFRGIGRSQGEFDHGAGELSDAASALDWVQSLHPDSKTCWVAGYSFGAWIGMQLLMRRPEIEGFMSIAPQPNTYDFSFLAPCPSSGLIINGDADKVAPEKDVNGLVEKLKTQKGILITHRTVPNANHFFNGQVETLMAECEDYLDRRLNGELVPEPAAKRIR from the coding sequence ATGCCCGAAGTCATTTTCAACGGCCCAGCCGGCCGTCTTGAAGGCCGCTACCAGCCCTCCAAGGAAAAAAGCGCGCCGATCGCCCTTATCCTGCACCCGCACCCGCAGTTCGGCGGCACGATGAACAACCAGATCGTCTACCAGCTCTTCTACATGTTCCAGAAGCGCGGGTTCACGACATTGCGCTTCAACTTCCGCGGAATCGGCCGCAGCCAGGGCGAATTCGACCACGGCGCCGGCGAGCTTTCGGATGCCGCTTCCGCGCTCGATTGGGTGCAGAGCCTGCATCCCGATTCGAAGACCTGTTGGGTCGCTGGCTATTCCTTCGGCGCCTGGATCGGCATGCAGCTGCTGATGCGCCGCCCGGAAATCGAAGGCTTCATGTCGATTGCGCCGCAACCGAACACCTACGACTTCTCGTTCCTGGCGCCCTGCCCGTCTTCCGGCCTGATCATCAACGGCGACGCCGACAAGGTCGCGCCGGAAAAGGATGTCAACGGTCTGGTCGAAAAGCTGAAGACGCAGAAGGGCATCCTCATCACTCACCGTACCGTGCCGAATGCCAATCACTTCTTCAACGGCCAGGTCGAAACACTGATGGCGGAATGCGAGGACTATCTCGACCGCCGCCTGAACGGCGAACTGG